The Aequorivita sublithincola DSM 14238 genome window below encodes:
- the mfd gene encoding transcription-repair coupling factor: MSKTLVTSLYSQSSQTRKLGETIVQSQSNISVSGLIGSSLSMVLAKTFRNSELPFLLILNDKEEAAYHLNDLENLLGDKNVLFYPGSYRRPYQIEEIDNANVLLRSEVLNRINSRKKPAFIVTYPEALFEKVVTRKELERNTLKISVNDQLSIDFVNEVLFEYRFKRTDFVTEPGEFSVRGGILDVFSFSNDEPYRIEFFGDEVDSIRTFDVETQLSLEQVKKVSIIPNVENKTIDENRESFLKYIASKTVVFLKNEELFSSAIDNLFKKAIEAFNDIDSEIKRAKPSELFCSSELLKGQLNEFTTVHLKNSSIARDESDARDESRAYVNFHTKPQPSFNKQFNLLIENLNENTEKGYKNYIFCSSEQQAKRFQDIFEDAEQNVNQFETIVFPLFQGFIDDDLKLVCYTDHQIFERYHKFQLKNGYAKKQAITLKEITNLEVGDYVTHIDHGIGKFGGLQKIEVEGKMQEAIKLFYGDRDILYLSIHSLHKISKFNGKDGREPKIYKLGSDAWKKLKQKTKTRVKEIAFNLIELYAKRRTLKGFAFDPDSYLQAELESSFIYEDTPDQSTATEDVKKDMENERPMDRLVCGDVGFGKTEVAIRAAFKAVDNGKQVAILVPTTILAFQHFKTFTERLSEMPVKVDYLNRFRTTKERKTVLEELKNGRLDIVIGTHQLVSKAVEFKDLGLLIIDEEQKFGVGVKDKLKTIKENVDTLTLTATPIPRTLQFSLMAARDLSVITTPPPNRYPVETHVVRFGEENIRDAVRYEISRGGQVFFVHNRIENIKEVAGLIQRLVPDAKIGIGHGQMEGKKLEDLMLRFMNNEFDVLVSTTIIESGLDVPNANTIFINNANNFGLSDLHQMRGRVGRSNKKAFCYFITPEYSAMTDEARKRITALEQFSELGSGINIAMKDLEIRGAGDLLGGEQSGFINEIGFETYQKILAEAIEELKDKEFKNLYDDTEGPKKNFVKEMTIDTDFELLFSDEYVNNITERLNLYTKLNELKTEVELQKFEKDLLDRFGELPEEAKDLLNSVRIKWIAISMGLERLIMKQKKMVGYFVADQQSAFYQSPSFSKVLQYVQIHPQKVTMKEKETRNGLRLLLTFEGISSVDKALLALEPFED, encoded by the coding sequence ATGAGCAAAACACTCGTTACTTCACTTTATTCACAGTCTTCGCAAACCCGAAAACTAGGGGAAACTATTGTCCAATCCCAATCCAATATTTCAGTTTCAGGACTTATAGGTTCTTCACTTTCGATGGTTTTGGCTAAAACTTTTCGGAATTCGGAATTGCCTTTTCTCTTGATTTTAAACGATAAAGAAGAAGCTGCCTATCATTTAAACGATCTCGAAAATCTTTTGGGAGATAAAAATGTGCTTTTCTATCCTGGAAGTTACCGTCGCCCGTACCAAATTGAAGAAATCGACAATGCCAATGTTTTGCTGCGAAGCGAGGTTTTAAACCGAATCAATTCCCGAAAAAAACCAGCGTTTATTGTTACCTATCCAGAAGCACTTTTTGAAAAAGTGGTTACTCGAAAAGAACTGGAGCGAAACACGCTGAAGATTTCCGTAAACGATCAACTTTCAATAGATTTTGTAAACGAAGTTTTATTTGAATATCGTTTTAAACGCACAGATTTTGTCACCGAACCTGGTGAATTTTCAGTTCGTGGTGGAATTCTGGACGTGTTCAGTTTTAGCAACGACGAACCTTATAGAATCGAATTTTTTGGTGATGAGGTTGACAGTATCCGAACCTTTGATGTAGAAACGCAGCTTTCATTAGAACAAGTGAAAAAGGTTTCTATCATTCCGAACGTAGAAAACAAAACGATAGATGAAAACCGTGAAAGTTTTCTAAAATATATCGCTTCCAAAACGGTAGTTTTTCTTAAAAATGAAGAACTTTTCAGCAGTGCAATTGACAATCTTTTCAAAAAAGCAATCGAAGCTTTTAATGATATAGATTCTGAAATAAAACGGGCAAAGCCTTCGGAATTGTTCTGTTCTTCGGAATTGTTGAAAGGGCAATTAAATGAATTTACAACAGTACATTTAAAAAATTCATCTATTGCGCGTGATGAATCTGATGCGCGCGATGAATCGCGCGCCTACGTAAATTTTCATACAAAACCGCAACCTTCGTTCAACAAACAATTCAACTTATTGATTGAAAATTTGAATGAAAACACTGAAAAGGGATATAAAAATTACATTTTCTGCAGCAGCGAACAACAAGCAAAACGGTTTCAAGATATTTTTGAAGACGCTGAACAGAACGTAAATCAGTTTGAAACTATTGTTTTTCCGTTGTTTCAAGGTTTTATAGATGATGATTTAAAATTGGTTTGCTACACAGATCACCAAATTTTTGAACGCTACCATAAATTTCAACTTAAAAATGGGTACGCCAAAAAACAAGCGATCACTTTAAAGGAAATTACCAACCTTGAAGTTGGCGATTACGTAACCCATATCGATCACGGAATCGGGAAATTTGGCGGTTTACAAAAAATTGAAGTTGAGGGTAAAATGCAGGAAGCCATCAAACTTTTTTATGGGGATCGCGATATTTTGTACCTCAGTATTCATAGTTTACATAAGATTTCAAAATTTAATGGAAAGGATGGAAGAGAGCCCAAAATCTACAAATTGGGCAGCGATGCATGGAAAAAACTAAAGCAAAAAACTAAAACTAGAGTAAAGGAAATTGCTTTTAATTTAATTGAATTATATGCAAAACGCCGCACGCTGAAGGGCTTCGCTTTTGATCCGGATAGTTATTTGCAAGCAGAGTTGGAATCTTCGTTCATTTACGAAGACACTCCAGACCAAAGCACCGCGACCGAAGACGTAAAAAAAGATATGGAAAACGAACGCCCCATGGATCGTTTGGTATGTGGAGATGTAGGTTTCGGAAAGACGGAAGTCGCAATTCGCGCAGCTTTTAAAGCAGTGGATAATGGGAAACAGGTAGCTATTTTGGTTCCGACGACCATTTTAGCTTTTCAACATTTTAAAACATTTACTGAACGTCTTTCCGAAATGCCAGTAAAAGTTGATTATCTCAACCGTTTTAGAACTACAAAAGAGCGCAAAACCGTTTTGGAAGAACTAAAAAACGGAAGACTGGATATTGTAATCGGCACGCATCAATTGGTAAGTAAAGCGGTGGAGTTTAAAGATTTGGGCCTTTTGATTATTGACGAAGAGCAGAAATTTGGTGTAGGTGTAAAAGATAAATTAAAGACAATCAAAGAAAATGTTGATACGTTAACGCTGACGGCAACGCCTATTCCGCGTACGTTGCAGTTCAGTTTGATGGCTGCGCGCGATCTTTCCGTAATCACAACGCCGCCGCCAAACCGCTATCCTGTGGAAACGCACGTTGTTCGTTTTGGGGAAGAAAATATTAGAGATGCGGTGCGTTACGAAATCTCTCGCGGCGGACAGGTTTTCTTCGTTCACAACCGGATTGAAAACATTAAAGAAGTCGCCGGACTAATCCAGCGTTTGGTTCCTGATGCTAAAATAGGAATTGGTCACGGCCAAATGGAAGGGAAAAAACTAGAAGATTTAATGCTTCGATTTATGAATAATGAGTTTGATGTTTTGGTTTCTACAACCATTATTGAAAGCGGTCTCGACGTACCAAATGCGAACACCATTTTCATCAATAACGCTAATAATTTCGGGCTTTCAGATCTGCACCAAATGCGTGGTCGCGTTGGTAGAAGTAATAAAAAAGCATTTTGCTATTTTATTACGCCAGAATATTCCGCAATGACGGATGAAGCGCGAAAACGTATTACTGCGTTGGAACAATTTTCAGAATTAGGGAGTGGAATAAACATCGCAATGAAAGATTTAGAAATCCGTGGCGCAGGTGATTTATTAGGCGGTGAACAAAGTGGCTTTATAAATGAAATTGGTTTTGAAACTTACCAAAAAATCCTTGCCGAAGCGATTGAAGAATTGAAAGATAAGGAGTTTAAAAATCTTTACGATGACACTGAAGGCCCGAAGAAGAATTTCGTAAAAGAGATGACAATTGACACAGATTTCGAACTTCTTTTTTCAGATGAATACGTAAATAATATTACTGAAAGACTAAATCTTTACACAAAACTAAACGAGTTAAAAACTGAAGTGGAACTTCAGAAGTTTGAAAAGGATTTGCTGGATCGTTTTGGCGAATTGCCAGAAGAAGCCAAAGATTTGCTGAACAGCGTCCGCATAAAATGGATTGCAATTTCTATGGGCTTGGAACGCCTAATTATGAAGCAGAAAAAAATGGTCGGTTATTTTGTAGCAGATCAACAAAGTGCTTTTTATCAAAGTCCGTCGTTTTCAAAAGTGTTGCAATACGTACAAATTCATCCTCAAAAAGTAACGATGAAAGAAAAAGAAACTCGCAATGGATTGCGGCTATTGTTGACTTTTGAAGGAATTTCTTCGGTTGATAAAGCACTTCTTGCTTTGGAGCCATTTGAAGATTAA
- a CDS encoding dihydrolipoyl dehydrogenase family protein, translating to MAIKEYDVFVIGTGTAGKSVAYDCVANGMKVAIADNREFGGTCSQRGCDPKKVLVGFTEAIQLAENLKGKGIISVPKIDWAALQKFKSTFTDAVPAATERDLEEAGIEMYHQSPQFLDENTLSVEGKTVKAKKIVIATGQKPMELKIPGREHLMISDDFLDLEELPESIVFVGAGYIGMEFAHIAARCGVRVTVVEFGDRPLGPFESDIVTHLTKASEELGIKFIFNAEVSKVEKLQKNYRVSFKKNGKTESIDARMVFNTAGRVPSIDELDLEKGNVAFEKGGISVNEFLQNTTNKSVYACGDVSASGSLPLTPISSQEARVVSLNIRNGNHTKIDFPPVPSVVFTIPQIASIGLTEEEAKEKGYDYVVEYKSVPKWFNAKRINEKVYAYKTIVDTKRNIVLGAHIIAPEAGEMINLFVLAMCGKLTTDNIKAMIFAYPTWGNDIKGMV from the coding sequence ATGGCTATAAAAGAATACGATGTTTTTGTGATAGGAACCGGAACCGCCGGAAAAAGTGTGGCGTACGATTGTGTCGCAAACGGAATGAAAGTGGCAATTGCTGATAATCGCGAGTTTGGTGGCACTTGCTCACAACGAGGTTGCGATCCAAAAAAAGTTTTAGTGGGGTTTACGGAAGCAATCCAACTTGCAGAAAATTTAAAAGGAAAGGGAATTATTTCCGTTCCAAAAATTGATTGGGCGGCACTTCAGAAATTTAAATCAACTTTTACAGATGCCGTTCCCGCAGCAACGGAGCGAGATTTAGAAGAAGCAGGAATAGAGATGTATCACCAATCGCCACAGTTTCTAGATGAAAACACACTTTCAGTAGAAGGTAAAACCGTAAAAGCAAAGAAAATTGTGATTGCAACCGGTCAAAAACCGATGGAACTAAAAATTCCCGGAAGAGAACATTTAATGATAAGCGATGATTTTCTGGATTTGGAAGAACTTCCCGAAAGCATTGTATTTGTTGGCGCTGGTTACATTGGGATGGAGTTCGCACATATAGCCGCTCGTTGCGGAGTAAGAGTTACTGTTGTTGAATTTGGAGACAGACCACTCGGTCCTTTTGAATCAGACATTGTTACTCACCTCACAAAAGCTTCGGAAGAACTTGGGATTAAATTTATATTTAACGCAGAAGTTTCTAAAGTGGAAAAACTTCAAAAAAACTATCGAGTTTCCTTTAAAAAAAATGGTAAAACTGAATCCATTGACGCAAGAATGGTTTTTAATACCGCAGGAAGAGTTCCTTCAATTGACGAATTAGATTTGGAAAAAGGAAATGTAGCTTTCGAAAAAGGTGGAATTTCGGTGAATGAATTTCTTCAAAATACTACCAACAAAAGTGTTTATGCTTGTGGCGATGTTTCGGCAAGCGGTTCGCTTCCACTAACGCCGATTTCTTCGCAAGAAGCTCGGGTTGTTTCGTTGAATATAAGAAATGGAAATCACACCAAAATAGATTTTCCACCTGTTCCTTCCGTTGTGTTTACAATCCCGCAAATTGCTTCTATTGGTTTAACAGAAGAAGAGGCAAAAGAAAAAGGATACGATTATGTAGTGGAATATAAAAGTGTTCCGAAATGGTTCAACGCAAAACGTATCAATGAAAAAGTATATGCTTACAAAACCATCGTAGATACAAAACGAAATATCGTTTTGGGCGCACATATAATCGCTCCAGAAGCTGGTGAAATGATCAACTTATTTGTATTAGCAATGTGCGGAAAACTGACTACTG